One Spirochaeta africana DSM 8902 genomic window carries:
- a CDS encoding SanA/YdcF family protein, which translates to MKQQPGNDITSQDIDSPRKQAHRLASFFRYALICIKITAIAVVLFVVYANLEISRQAEGKLFASVQEVPPHTVGIVLGTSWASRSGTQNRFFAYRIQATAALYRAGKIDYVLASGDNQFLSYNEPRRMRQELIDLGVAPQHIYLDYAGFSTLDSMYRARNVFQLDSVLVISQDFQNERAVFLGEAAGLDVLGFNARSVDGYGGVMVRVREYFARAKAYLDVHILRTQPRFLGDPLTIPGTLYSQ; encoded by the coding sequence ATGAAACAGCAGCCCGGTAACGACATTACATCGCAGGATATCGATTCCCCGAGGAAGCAAGCACACCGGCTTGCTTCTTTTTTTCGCTATGCGCTTATCTGTATCAAGATCACAGCCATCGCCGTGGTGCTGTTCGTGGTATATGCCAACCTCGAGATCAGTCGGCAGGCCGAAGGCAAGCTGTTTGCCTCGGTACAGGAGGTGCCGCCACACACTGTGGGGATTGTTCTGGGTACAAGCTGGGCGTCACGATCAGGCACCCAGAACCGCTTTTTCGCCTATCGTATCCAGGCAACCGCGGCGTTGTACCGGGCGGGCAAGATTGATTATGTTCTGGCCAGTGGTGATAACCAGTTTCTGTCGTACAACGAACCACGGCGCATGCGCCAGGAGCTGATCGATCTGGGGGTAGCCCCACAGCACATCTATCTGGATTATGCCGGCTTCTCCACTCTGGACTCCATGTATCGTGCCAGAAATGTATTTCAGCTGGACTCGGTACTGGTAATCAGTCAGGATTTCCAGAATGAGCGGGCGGTATTCCTTGGCGAGGCCGCCGGGCTTGATGTGCTCGGCTTTAATGCACGATCAGTCGATGGGTACGGTGGGGTGATGGTACGCGTGCGTGAATATTTTGCGCGAGCCAAGGCGTATCTCGATGTCCATATACTGCGGACCCAGCCCCGGTTTCTCGGCGATCCGCTGACAATTCCTGGAACCCTATACAGCCAGTGA
- the dgcA gene encoding diguanylate cyclase DgcA produces MDNQAVEHEKLESQIAEYEKQIFDLKQLIEISKSLNSTLDFHALIESILYTCMGQMQVMKAGLFTRRDIYEPDLTLHRSHIGFELDQELNYTIPGNHPLIAYLTANFGSYTYEEITEAVGDLSDIPGFQDMRPTLIIPLRAKTVVNGIIVLADRIGSQEFSTAEREYLLNIAILAGIAVHNAFLYEITTTDMMTRLKLRHYFQSALLEAKAEATVHNQPLSLIMCDIDKFKPLNDTYGHLCGDQMLKAVANTILNSIRQTDIAARYGGEEFVIMLPDTDPETARCIAERIRRNTEAIELPHEGTTIKTTLSLGVAYLSQDRDTTTKMLVERADKALYMSKRSGRNQVSLAV; encoded by the coding sequence ATGGATAATCAGGCTGTTGAGCACGAAAAACTTGAATCTCAGATAGCCGAGTACGAGAAGCAGATCTTCGATCTGAAGCAGCTGATCGAAATCAGTAAGAGCTTGAACTCTACACTGGATTTTCACGCCCTGATCGAGTCCATCCTGTACACCTGTATGGGGCAGATGCAGGTGATGAAGGCAGGCCTGTTCACCCGTCGCGATATCTACGAACCGGACCTGACGCTGCATCGCAGTCATATCGGATTCGAGCTTGATCAGGAACTGAACTACACCATTCCGGGAAATCACCCTCTGATTGCCTACCTGACAGCCAATTTTGGCAGCTACACCTACGAGGAGATCACCGAGGCTGTCGGCGACCTGAGCGATATCCCCGGCTTTCAGGATATGCGGCCTACCCTTATCATCCCGCTGCGTGCCAAAACTGTGGTAAACGGAATCATCGTGCTTGCCGACAGGATTGGCAGTCAGGAGTTCAGCACTGCCGAACGGGAATACCTGCTGAACATTGCCATACTGGCTGGCATAGCGGTGCACAACGCCTTTCTTTACGAGATAACTACGACCGACATGATGACCAGACTGAAGCTCCGCCACTATTTTCAGTCGGCACTGCTGGAGGCCAAGGCAGAAGCAACCGTGCACAATCAGCCGTTATCCCTGATTATGTGTGACATCGACAAGTTCAAACCACTGAATGACACCTATGGCCATCTGTGCGGCGACCAGATGCTGAAGGCGGTTGCCAACACTATCCTGAACAGTATTCGGCAGACCGATATTGCCGCCCGCTATGGTGGCGAGGAGTTTGTTATTATGCTGCCCGATACCGACCCGGAAACAGCCCGCTGCATTGCCGAGAGAATCCGTCGAAACACCGAAGCAATCGAGCTGCCGCATGAGGGCACCACCATCAAGACCACATTGAGTCTTGGGGTTGCCTACCTGTCCCAGGATCGCGACACAACTACCAAAATGCTGGTTGAGCGTGCCGACAAGGCCTTGTATATGTCCAAACGAAGCGGACGCAACCAGGTATCACTGGCTGTATAG
- a CDS encoding methyl-accepting chemotaxis protein, whose amino-acid sequence MTIQRKLQITTLLCALLILAAAAASTYSIYSVRKQQGMQEIPANTRMIPALGALLAVSLGLLQHRVLRRTWQAARDFRVEPEAAGSDVQTRLIPEAAAAYALADGCRGRIIHAMQAGAEAAAALPRNRISRLSVSAAGGDYEHADNPGMDYDSGAELAMAVAAGNTQSSVQGVGEIDARMHALPGEIHAQTQAAADAIAAIARAAAELKQRMKLQSDELQTADHNQAGMLDAVRQAVQTSHHIDHRLHEVQRLLQNGNAAVVYTVEEMRSVERDIRGILDVIPIINTLAERTSLLSMNAAIESAHAADHGLGFAVVAEEIGKLAAESSRNAGTISASLHRTVERVQQALQASEHSSELFDGLRSTVDEFTAATAEITTSLSELSAGMHEIHRAVQAIVEATLIVERLTATMQDAGDATGTTLTGGKTMMEGVQSMLDQLGSTATATSGYHRILADAQEASSRSADELLRLLQFEPENG is encoded by the coding sequence ATGACCATTCAAAGAAAACTGCAGATCACCACACTGCTGTGTGCACTGCTGATACTGGCAGCTGCGGCGGCAAGTACATACTCCATCTATTCTGTACGCAAACAGCAGGGGATGCAAGAAATTCCTGCAAATACCCGTATGATACCCGCACTGGGTGCGCTCCTGGCAGTATCGCTCGGTCTGCTGCAGCACCGGGTACTGCGCCGTACCTGGCAGGCTGCCAGGGACTTTCGGGTTGAGCCGGAAGCTGCCGGCAGCGATGTCCAGACACGACTGATACCGGAGGCAGCCGCCGCATATGCCTTGGCAGATGGCTGTCGGGGTCGGATTATCCACGCCATGCAGGCGGGTGCCGAAGCCGCTGCTGCGCTTCCCCGAAACAGGATATCCCGCCTGTCTGTTTCCGCTGCTGGAGGCGATTACGAGCATGCTGACAACCCCGGTATGGATTACGACTCCGGTGCAGAGCTGGCCATGGCAGTCGCAGCGGGGAACACACAGTCATCTGTGCAGGGAGTGGGGGAGATCGATGCACGGATGCACGCCTTGCCCGGCGAGATCCATGCCCAGACCCAGGCTGCAGCTGATGCGATCGCCGCGATTGCCCGGGCCGCTGCCGAGCTGAAACAGCGAATGAAGCTGCAGAGTGACGAACTGCAAACCGCAGATCACAACCAGGCCGGCATGCTGGACGCTGTCCGGCAGGCGGTGCAGACAAGTCACCATATCGATCATCGCCTGCACGAGGTGCAGCGGCTGCTGCAAAACGGCAATGCAGCGGTGGTGTACACGGTAGAGGAGATGCGCAGTGTCGAGCGCGATATTCGCGGCATACTGGATGTAATCCCGATCATCAACACCCTCGCAGAGCGAACCTCGCTACTGTCTATGAATGCGGCCATCGAGAGCGCCCATGCCGCCGATCACGGACTCGGGTTTGCGGTGGTTGCCGAGGAGATCGGCAAGCTTGCCGCAGAGTCCAGTCGCAATGCCGGCACCATCTCTGCGTCGCTGCACCGTACGGTAGAGCGGGTGCAGCAGGCACTGCAGGCCAGTGAGCACAGTTCCGAACTGTTTGATGGCCTGCGCAGTACCGTGGACGAGTTTACCGCAGCCACCGCCGAGATTACCACCAGCCTGTCTGAGTTGTCCGCCGGCATGCACGAGATTCACCGTGCTGTCCAGGCAATCGTCGAAGCAACGCTTATTGTCGAACGCCTGACCGCGACCATGCAGGACGCTGGCGATGCAACCGGCACCACACTGACTGGCGGCAAAACCATGATGGAGGGCGTACAAAGCATGCTGGATCAACTTGGCAGTACCGCCACTGCAACATCCGGTTATCATCGAATCCTGGCAGATGCACAGGAGGCAAGCAGTCGCAGCGCTGACGAGTTGCTGCGGCTGCTGCAATTCGAACCGGAAAACGGTTGA